The following proteins are encoded in a genomic region of Nitratireductor sp. GISD-1A_MAKvit:
- a CDS encoding NAD-dependent epimerase/dehydratase family protein, producing the protein MTTPHSIVSGGTGLVGRFIVEALLTAGHRVTVLGRKAPPDGFFSEPVAFAPMKLDPISVSTGLFEGADFFIHAAFDHLPGKYRGGEGDDAEGFRRRNLDGSIALFQAARTAGVSRVVFLSSRAVYGPCPPGMMLDESDVCRPDTLYGEVKLAAEDALTKLSGDGFHGVSLRVTGVYGPAGEGRLHKWAGLFEDFLSGREIAPRVATEVHGQDVGTAVRLVLEQSAVRVSGKVFNVSDLVLDRRDILALVARSTGSGNTLPDAGDASMVNAMSTKRLHALGWSPGGMPLLEKTVPDLLARP; encoded by the coding sequence ATGACCACGCCCCACAGCATTGTGTCTGGCGGGACTGGTCTCGTCGGCCGTTTCATCGTGGAGGCATTGCTCACTGCCGGCCACCGGGTAACAGTGCTTGGGCGCAAGGCGCCGCCGGACGGCTTTTTTTCAGAGCCGGTCGCATTTGCGCCGATGAAGCTGGACCCCATATCGGTTTCAACGGGGCTGTTCGAGGGGGCGGATTTTTTCATACATGCCGCATTTGATCACCTGCCGGGAAAATATCGGGGTGGCGAAGGCGATGACGCGGAAGGCTTCCGAAGGCGCAACCTTGATGGAAGCATTGCCCTGTTCCAGGCCGCGCGGACTGCAGGCGTATCGCGCGTGGTGTTTCTTTCTTCTCGCGCGGTCTATGGTCCGTGCCCGCCGGGAATGATGCTGGATGAAAGCGATGTCTGTCGGCCCGACACGCTCTACGGAGAAGTCAAGCTTGCAGCCGAAGATGCGCTCACCAAGCTCTCAGGCGACGGATTTCACGGGGTGAGCCTTCGCGTTACGGGGGTCTACGGTCCGGCAGGTGAAGGGCGGCTACACAAATGGGCGGGGCTCTTCGAGGACTTCCTTTCGGGCCGGGAGATCGCTCCGCGCGTGGCGACCGAGGTGCACGGTCAAGATGTCGGGACGGCGGTGCGGCTTGTGCTGGAACAGTCGGCGGTACGAGTTTCTGGAAAGGTCTTCAACGTGTCTGATCTTGTTCTCGACCGACGCGATATCCTTGCGCTGGTGGCGCGGTCCACGGGAAGTGGCAATACCCTGCCCGATGCGGGCGATGCATCCATGGTGAATGCGATGAGCACGAAGCGCCTGCATGCACTGGGGTGGTCGCCCGGCGGCATGCCACTGCTTGAAAAGACCGTGCCCGACCTTCTTGCCAGACCCTGA
- a CDS encoding BA14K family protein translates to MSLKRTIATGLVAVTLAATAFSSLTLESRAGSLSPGEAAAIAGIGGLIVGGLIADSRARYYGPAPVYGRASAWDRHVARCYARYRSYDEYSDTYLGYDGYRHRCRL, encoded by the coding sequence ATGTCCCTGAAACGCACCATCGCCACCGGCCTTGTGGCCGTCACTCTCGCAGCAACGGCGTTTTCTTCCCTTACCCTGGAAAGCCGCGCAGGCAGCCTGTCTCCGGGGGAGGCGGCGGCGATCGCGGGGATCGGCGGCCTGATCGTTGGGGGGCTCATCGCGGATTCCCGCGCCCGGTATTATGGGCCCGCACCGGTTTACGGTCGCGCGTCGGCCTGGGATCGCCATGTGGCCCGCTGCTATGCGCGCTATCGTTCCTATGACGAATACAGCGACACCTATCTCGGTTATGATGGCTATCGCCATCGCTGTCGCCTGTGA
- a CDS encoding glycosyltransferase produces the protein MSKHAYVTLVTNDDYAMGALALVRSLRLTETDADIVVMHTGGAPEKALQPLAALGARLVPAELLPTSNAFNERHQRARLHANAPFTKGNKPSFHTPLDNFAKLRLWQLTAYERIVFIDADAVVVRNIDRLFGYPEFSAAPNVYESLADFHRLNSGVFVAKPCEATFAAMLARLDQPEAFWRRTDQTFLQTCFLEWHGLPVFFNMLQYVWFNLPELWDWKSVSVVHYQYEKPWERDHPKATELRPLIDLWHAFHSGENIPDIETLANPTP, from the coding sequence ATGTCGAAACATGCCTATGTGACGCTTGTCACCAATGACGACTATGCGATGGGCGCGCTGGCTCTGGTGCGCTCACTGCGGCTGACGGAAACCGATGCCGATATCGTCGTGATGCACACTGGTGGAGCGCCTGAAAAAGCGCTGCAGCCGCTCGCTGCGCTTGGCGCACGGCTTGTGCCGGCAGAGCTGTTGCCCACTTCCAACGCCTTCAACGAGCGGCATCAGCGGGCGCGGCTTCACGCGAATGCACCCTTCACCAAGGGCAACAAGCCGAGCTTTCACACCCCGCTCGACAATTTTGCCAAGCTCAGACTGTGGCAGCTTACCGCATATGAGCGAATCGTGTTCATCGATGCGGATGCCGTGGTGGTGCGCAACATCGACCGATTGTTCGGCTATCCGGAGTTCTCCGCCGCGCCCAATGTCTATGAGAGCCTTGCGGATTTTCATCGGCTGAACTCAGGCGTGTTTGTAGCAAAGCCTTGTGAAGCGACATTTGCCGCCATGCTTGCGCGGCTTGATCAGCCCGAAGCGTTCTGGCGGCGGACCGATCAGACATTCCTCCAGACCTGTTTTCTTGAGTGGCACGGGCTGCCGGTATTCTTCAACATGCTGCAATATGTGTGGTTCAATCTCCCCGAATTGTGGGACTGGAAATCGGTTTCGGTGGTTCACTATCAATATGAAAAACCCTGGGAGCGGGATCACCCGAAAGCCACGGAGCTGCGGCCCCTGATCGATCTTTGGCACGCCTTCCATTCGGGTGAGAATATCCCCGATATCGAAACGCTGGCGAATCCCACGCCATGA
- a CDS encoding NAD-dependent epimerase/dehydratase family protein, which produces MKIAVLGGDGFVGWPTSLHLSARGHEVHIVDNLSRRWIDTELGVQSLTPMDSIQERTRIWHQETGRRIHFHLIDLARDYDVLKSWLAEHRPDAIVHFAEQRAAPYSMKSDRHKNYTVNNNVNATHNLLNAMTEIGLDAHLVHLGTMGVYGYSSVGAAIPEGYLPVGIETLSGETASQEILYPTNPGSIYHMTKSLDQLLFQFYAKNDGVRITDLHQGIVWGTHTEETKLHAQLINRFDYDGDYGTVLNRFLIQAAIGYPLTVHGTGGQTRAFIHIQDSVRCVEIALNNPPKRGDRVEIFNQMTETHRVRDLAELIARMTGAKVAYLPNPRKEAAENDLVVRNDKFLSLGLNPITLEEGLLAEVVDVAKKFDYRVDRSRIPAVSAWTKDIEPTIERDPEGKRLKSVG; this is translated from the coding sequence ATGAAGATTGCAGTTCTTGGCGGTGATGGATTCGTCGGCTGGCCGACCTCGCTTCACCTGTCCGCACGCGGACACGAGGTCCACATCGTCGACAACCTGTCCCGGCGGTGGATCGATACAGAGCTCGGTGTTCAGTCGCTGACACCCATGGACTCCATTCAGGAGCGCACCCGCATCTGGCATCAGGAGACGGGCCGGCGCATCCACTTCCACCTTATCGATCTGGCGCGCGATTACGATGTGCTGAAGTCCTGGCTTGCCGAGCACAGGCCCGATGCCATCGTGCATTTTGCCGAGCAGCGTGCGGCGCCCTATTCAATGAAGAGCGACCGCCACAAGAACTACACGGTCAACAACAACGTCAACGCCACGCACAATCTGCTCAATGCGATGACGGAGATCGGCCTTGATGCGCATCTGGTGCATCTGGGCACGATGGGCGTTTACGGATATTCCTCCGTCGGTGCTGCAATCCCGGAAGGCTATCTCCCGGTTGGCATCGAAACATTGTCGGGAGAGACGGCGTCGCAGGAAATCCTCTACCCGACCAATCCGGGCTCCATCTACCACATGACGAAGTCGCTGGATCAGCTCCTGTTCCAGTTTTACGCCAAGAATGACGGCGTGCGTATCACCGACCTGCATCAGGGCATCGTGTGGGGCACGCACACGGAAGAGACGAAGCTGCACGCCCAGCTTATCAACCGCTTCGACTATGATGGTGACTATGGGACGGTGCTCAACCGCTTCCTGATCCAGGCGGCGATCGGTTATCCGCTGACCGTGCACGGCACGGGTGGCCAGACGCGCGCCTTCATCCACATTCAGGATTCCGTGCGCTGCGTGGAGATCGCCTTGAACAATCCGCCGAAGCGGGGTGACCGTGTGGAAATCTTCAACCAGATGACCGAGACGCATCGTGTGCGCGATCTGGCCGAGCTCATCGCCCGCATGACGGGTGCAAAGGTCGCCTATCTGCCGAACCCGCGCAAGGAAGCGGCCGAGAATGATCTGGTGGTCAGAAACGATAAGTTCCTGTCGCTCGGTCTCAATCCCATCACGCTGGAGGAGGGGCTTCTGGCCGAGGTCGTGGATGTGGCGAAAAAGTTCGATTACCGCGTCGATCGTTCCCGCATTCCTGCAGTTTCCGCCTGGACCAAGGATATCGAGCCCACCATCGAGCGCGATCCGGAAGGCAAGCGCCTCAAAAGCGTTGGCTGA
- the uvrB gene encoding excinuclease ABC subunit UvrB, whose protein sequence is MARSPDKKNGGFAEAPQPALSGTPLSGSPSGSIADWADEIAQQAEKPAKPKKPKKPAGRSGSASKTARGTSMGGAASAKERAAAGLMPVAGLDVTLEEAEGLSSSGVTATVAALSRLIEGGDPNLQSTWTPHRPARPEKSEGGIPFRMATEFKPSGDQPTAIADLVAGLKGSPSVAGQASLASASPRTDAAPDGDAESTQILPERTQVLLGVTGSGKTFTMAKVIEETQRPAIILAPNKTLAAQLYGEFKSFFPDNAVEYFVSYYDYYQPEAYVPRSDTFIEKESSINEQIDRMRHSATRALLERDDVIIVASVSCIYGIGSVETYTAMTFQMQIGDRLDQRQLLADLVAQQYKRQDINFVRGSFRVRGDTIEIFPAHLEDRAWRISLFGDEIESITEFDPLTGKKTGDLQSVKIYANSHYVTPRPTLNQAIKGITAELKQRLAELERAGRLLEAQRLEQRTRFDLEMLEATGSCAGIENYSRYLTGRAPGEPPPTLFEYIPDNAIVFVDESHVTIPQIGGMYRGDFRRKATLAEYGFRLPSCMDNRPLRFEEWDAMRPSTIAVSATPGNWEMEAAGGVFAEQVIRPTGLIDPPVEVRPAKTQVDDVLGEIRETAAKGYRTLVTVLTKRMAEDLTEYLHEQGIRVRYMHSDIDTLERIEIIRDLRLGAFDVLIGINLLREGLDIPECGLVAILDADKEGFLRSETSLIQTIGRAARNVDGRVMLYADRITGSMERAMEETSRRREKQLAYNAEHGITPASIKKNIADILDSVYERDHVRADIGGAGGRGDDLNNLVGNNLAAHLEHLEKAMRDAAADLDFEEAARLRDEIKRLKETELAILDDPLARDAGVENTQKSRRDRARSRKGQGGQAKGAGAPSASHGEPVEPRGAGRDGSISSLFHKPDLDEMGTSGAHAVPAGKSLFRKNDLDEMTVGRTEKPVRKPVPQKPEDDPKPVKRHRPGIGSYEDPADERRAKRRPGKTGRPGR, encoded by the coding sequence ATGGCCAGATCACCCGACAAGAAGAATGGCGGCTTCGCCGAAGCCCCCCAGCCCGCGCTTTCGGGCACGCCGCTTTCCGGTTCCCCCTCCGGTTCTATCGCCGACTGGGCCGATGAAATCGCCCAGCAAGCCGAAAAGCCTGCAAAGCCGAAGAAGCCGAAGAAACCCGCCGGGCGCTCCGGCTCCGCCTCAAAGACCGCGCGTGGCACCTCCATGGGTGGTGCGGCCTCGGCAAAGGAGCGCGCGGCAGCCGGTCTCATGCCCGTTGCCGGTCTCGACGTCACGCTGGAAGAGGCCGAGGGGCTTTCTTCCTCCGGCGTCACCGCCACGGTCGCAGCACTCTCGAGGCTGATCGAGGGTGGCGATCCGAACCTTCAGTCCACATGGACACCGCACCGCCCCGCGCGGCCGGAAAAGTCCGAAGGCGGCATTCCGTTCCGGATGGCGACCGAGTTCAAACCGTCGGGCGATCAGCCCACGGCCATTGCCGATCTCGTCGCCGGCCTCAAGGGTTCCCCCTCCGTGGCAGGGCAAGCGAGCCTTGCGAGCGCCAGCCCGCGAACGGACGCAGCGCCGGATGGCGATGCGGAAAGTACGCAAATACTTCCCGAAAGGACGCAAGTCCTTTTGGGCGTCACCGGCTCGGGCAAGACCTTCACCATGGCCAAGGTGATCGAGGAGACCCAGCGCCCCGCCATCATCCTCGCGCCAAACAAGACGCTGGCCGCCCAGCTCTATGGCGAGTTCAAATCCTTCTTCCCGGACAATGCGGTCGAGTATTTCGTTTCCTATTACGACTACTACCAGCCGGAGGCTTACGTTCCGCGGTCCGATACCTTCATCGAGAAGGAGTCCTCCATCAACGAGCAGATCGACCGCATGCGCCACTCGGCCACGCGCGCCCTGCTCGAGCGCGATGACGTCATCATCGTCGCCTCCGTCTCCTGCATCTACGGTATCGGTTCGGTCGAGACCTACACGGCCATGACCTTCCAGATGCAGATCGGCGACCGGCTCGACCAGCGCCAGCTTCTGGCCGATCTCGTGGCCCAGCAATACAAGCGCCAGGACATCAATTTCGTGCGCGGCTCCTTCCGCGTGCGCGGCGACACGATCGAGATCTTCCCCGCCCACCTGGAAGACCGAGCCTGGCGCATCTCGCTCTTCGGCGACGAGATCGAGAGCATCACCGAGTTCGACCCGCTCACCGGCAAGAAGACGGGCGATCTGCAATCGGTCAAGATTTACGCCAATTCGCACTATGTCACCCCGCGCCCCACGCTCAACCAGGCGATCAAGGGCATCACTGCCGAGCTGAAACAGCGCCTTGCCGAGCTGGAGCGCGCCGGTCGCCTGCTGGAAGCTCAGCGCCTCGAACAGCGCACCCGCTTCGATCTCGAAATGCTGGAGGCCACCGGTTCCTGCGCAGGCATCGAGAACTATTCGCGCTATCTGACCGGCCGCGCGCCGGGCGAGCCGCCGCCCACCCTGTTCGAGTACATTCCCGACAATGCCATCGTCTTCGTCGACGAGAGCCACGTCACCATTCCGCAGATCGGCGGCATGTATCGCGGCGACTTCCGCCGCAAGGCGACGCTCGCCGAATATGGCTTCCGCCTGCCTTCCTGCATGGACAACCGTCCGCTCCGCTTTGAGGAATGGGACGCCATGCGCCCGTCCACCATCGCCGTCTCCGCCACGCCCGGCAACTGGGAGATGGAGGCCGCCGGCGGCGTCTTTGCCGAACAGGTCATCCGCCCCACCGGCCTCATCGACCCGCCCGTCGAGGTGCGCCCCGCAAAGACCCAGGTCGACGACGTGCTGGGCGAAATCCGCGAGACCGCAGCCAAGGGTTATCGCACCCTCGTCACCGTGCTCACCAAGCGCATGGCCGAGGACCTCACCGAATATCTGCACGAGCAGGGCATCCGCGTGCGCTACATGCACTCCGACATCGACACGCTGGAGCGCATCGAGATCATCCGCGATCTGCGCCTTGGCGCCTTCGACGTGCTTATCGGCATCAACCTCCTGCGCGAGGGCCTCGACATTCCCGAATGCGGCCTTGTCGCCATTCTCGATGCCGACAAGGAAGGCTTTCTGCGCTCGGAAACCTCGCTCATCCAGACCATCGGCCGCGCCGCGCGCAATGTCGATGGCCGCGTCATGCTCTATGCCGACCGCATCACCGGTTCCATGGAGCGCGCCATGGAAGAGACCAGTCGCCGCCGCGAAAAGCAGCTTGCCTACAATGCCGAGCACGGCATCACGCCGGCCTCCATCAAGAAGAACATCGCCGACATTCTCGATTCCGTCTATGAGCGCGATCATGTCCGCGCCGACATTGGCGGCGCCGGGGGCAGGGGCGACGACCTCAACAATCTCGTCGGCAACAATCTCGCCGCCCATCTCGAACATCTGGAAAAGGCCATGCGCGACGCTGCCGCCGATCTCGACTTCGAGGAGGCCGCCCGCCTGCGCGACGAGATCAAGCGTCTGAAGGAAACCGAGCTCGCCATCCTCGATGATCCGCTGGCCCGCGACGCCGGCGTGGAGAACACGCAAAAATCCCGCCGTGACAGGGCACGCAGCCGCAAGGGGCAGGGCGGGCAGGCCAAGGGCGCGGGCGCACCGTCAGCCTCTCATGGTGAGCCTGTCGAGCCACGCGGGGCGGGCCGCGATGGTTCCATCTCATCGCTCTTCCACAAGCCTGATCTCGACGAGATGGGCACCTCCGGCGCGCACGCCGTGCCTGCCGGCAAGAGCCTTTTCCGCAAGAACGATCTGGACGAGATGACGGTCGGCCGCACCGAAAAGCCGGTGCGCAAACCGGTTCCGCAGAAACCGGAAGACGACCCCAAACCGGTGAAACGCCACCGGCCCGGCATCGGCTCCTACGAAGACCCGGCGGACGAACGCCGCGCGAAGCGCCGGCCGGGGAAGACGGGCAGGCCGGGGCGGTGA
- a CDS encoding DUF1344 domain-containing protein, whose product MKKILAVLAATGFLTLSAYAAEVQGTVASIDVATRTIALDDGTVYTAGEAVDLASVAAGASVTLTIDDTTNEVTSVEAQM is encoded by the coding sequence ATGAAGAAGATTCTCGCAGTCCTCGCCGCCACCGGTTTTCTGACGCTCTCGGCCTATGCAGCCGAGGTTCAGGGAACTGTGGCATCCATCGATGTGGCCACCAGAACCATCGCTCTCGACGACGGTACGGTTTATACGGCCGGCGAGGCGGTCGATCTTGCCAGCGTTGCCGCCGGTGCCTCGGTCACGTTGACAATAGACGACACGACCAATGAGGTGACCTCCGTCGAAGCGCAAATGTAA
- a CDS encoding hemolysin family protein, translating to MLIVEIAILFALIVFNGFMAMSELAVVSARPARLKSRAEKGQRGAARALALSADPGRFLSTVQIGITLVGVLSGAFSGATLGTRLSDFLIAQGLSESLANPLGVGLVVALITYVSLIIGELVPKQIALKNAEGIAIKVAPVMGLLSRITLPLVWLLDVSGRLVLALLGQSAESSQRVTDEEIRTLIAEAETSGTIESDERRMIAGVMRLADRKARAIMTPRGEIDWLDLTSDETMLAEVIRKSGHSLLPAGEGSIDEIVGVVKLRDLLASDLVGEPLNIRSHVHPAPVVHDMADALDVLSILREADMPMALVHDEHGHFEGIVTPSDILESIAGLFRADAEEGELDIVERADGSWLLPGTMPADEMADHLGFELPADRSYTTLAGFLLNEFSHLPKTGESTDAMGWRFEIMDLDNRRIDRVLATKIEQASEA from the coding sequence ATGCTCATCGTCGAAATCGCAATTCTCTTCGCTCTTATCGTCTTCAATGGCTTCATGGCCATGTCCGAGCTCGCTGTCGTTTCCGCGCGGCCTGCCCGGCTGAAGTCGCGTGCCGAGAAGGGCCAGCGCGGTGCCGCCCGCGCGCTCGCCCTTTCTGCCGACCCCGGACGCTTCCTTTCCACGGTTCAGATCGGCATCACGCTGGTTGGCGTTCTGTCCGGTGCTTTTTCGGGAGCGACCCTTGGCACCCGCCTTTCAGATTTCCTCATTGCACAGGGGCTTTCCGAAAGCCTGGCCAATCCACTTGGCGTTGGCCTCGTCGTGGCGCTCATCACCTATGTGTCCCTGATTATCGGCGAGCTTGTTCCCAAGCAGATTGCCCTCAAGAATGCAGAAGGCATTGCCATCAAGGTGGCGCCCGTCATGGGGCTTCTGTCGCGCATCACGCTTCCTCTGGTTTGGCTTCTCGACGTGTCTGGCCGATTGGTGCTGGCGCTGCTTGGTCAAAGCGCGGAATCGAGCCAGCGCGTCACCGATGAGGAAATCCGCACACTCATTGCGGAGGCCGAAACCAGTGGCACCATCGAATCCGATGAACGCCGCATGATCGCCGGCGTCATGCGGCTCGCCGATCGCAAGGCACGCGCCATTATGACCCCCCGCGGGGAGATTGACTGGCTCGATCTTACTTCGGATGAAACCATGCTTGCCGAGGTCATCAGAAAATCAGGGCACTCCCTTCTCCCGGCCGGCGAAGGCTCGATAGACGAGATCGTGGGCGTGGTGAAACTGCGCGATCTCCTTGCCTCCGATCTTGTCGGGGAACCTCTGAACATCCGTTCACACGTGCACCCGGCACCGGTCGTGCACGATATGGCGGATGCGCTGGATGTTTTGTCGATCCTCCGCGAAGCCGACATGCCCATGGCGCTGGTGCATGACGAGCATGGACATTTCGAAGGCATCGTGACGCCTTCGGACATTCTGGAATCAATTGCGGGTCTCTTCCGCGCCGACGCCGAGGAAGGCGAGCTTGACATAGTCGAACGCGCGGATGGTTCGTGGCTCCTGCCAGGTACGATGCCGGCTGACGAGATGGCGGACCATCTGGGCTTTGAGCTTCCTGCCGACCGCAGCTACACCACGCTGGCCGGTTTTCTTCTCAACGAGTTTTCCCACCTTCCCAAAACCGGAGAGAGCACCGACGCTATGGGATGGCGTTTCGAGATCATGGATCTGGACAATCGCCGCATCGATCGCGTCCTGGCAACGAAAATTGAGCAGGCAAGCGAAGCCTGA
- a CDS encoding extensin family protein, whose product MADIRVRKSVATALRAPGCSRFALAAASLLALSACSVSDVMSPRPSVDIGVSTSAIPLAAAPVLEVDRNQPPAPVKAQGLQALVPSNPMMVSYPRVTLPRRESSTRAMPPEEIACRRRLKRLGVKYQDLEPINDGGACRIDWPVKVSGLSGNIAMSPAATLNCQMAETFARWTKKELAPAARKRYFTGIGKIRQGSSYSCRRIAGTSVASEHSKGNALDVMSIELKNGREIDVRKPGFFAFRERGLLNSVRAEGCDYFTTVLGPGYNYDHRDHFHFDLKGRRNGYRACK is encoded by the coding sequence ATGGCGGATATCCGCGTTCGCAAATCTGTTGCAACAGCGCTTCGCGCGCCCGGATGTTCGCGGTTTGCATTGGCTGCTGCGTCGCTCCTTGCCCTTTCCGCCTGTTCCGTCAGCGATGTGATGTCACCGCGTCCCTCGGTCGATATCGGTGTGAGCACATCCGCAATTCCCCTGGCCGCTGCGCCCGTTCTCGAAGTCGACCGGAACCAGCCCCCCGCTCCGGTGAAAGCGCAGGGCCTTCAGGCGCTGGTTCCTTCCAACCCCATGATGGTGTCCTATCCCCGTGTCACCCTGCCGCGCAGGGAGAGTTCGACCCGGGCCATGCCACCGGAAGAAATTGCCTGCCGCCGGCGCCTGAAAAGACTCGGGGTCAAGTACCAGGATCTGGAACCGATCAATGATGGCGGCGCCTGCCGGATTGACTGGCCAGTCAAGGTCAGCGGTCTCTCTGGCAACATAGCCATGTCTCCGGCAGCCACGCTCAACTGCCAGATGGCCGAAACCTTTGCCCGCTGGACAAAGAAGGAATTGGCACCGGCTGCGCGCAAACGGTATTTCACCGGCATCGGCAAGATCCGCCAGGGATCCAGCTATTCGTGCCGTCGCATTGCCGGCACCAGCGTTGCCTCCGAACATTCCAAGGGCAATGCACTCGATGTCATGAGCATCGAGTTGAAAAACGGCCGTGAGATTGACGTTCGCAAACCGGGGTTCTTCGCCTTCCGAGAGCGCGGCTTGCTGAACAGCGTCCGTGCCGAAGGGTGCGATTACTTCACCACCGTTCTGGGCCCGGGTTACAACTATGATCACCGCGATCATTTTCATTTCGATCTGAAGGGCCGGCGCAACGGTTACCGGGCGTGCAAATAA
- a CDS encoding acyl-CoA thioesterase, whose protein sequence is MNAPEKPTGDLTLRTQAMPGDANAAGDIFGGWVMAQMDLASGIRAAERAHGRVVTAGVKEMAFAKPMKVGDTLCIYTHIESVGRTSIRLKVEAWAQRYLSPVMEMVTHADFVMVALDATGRPTPVPPED, encoded by the coding sequence ATGAATGCACCGGAAAAACCCACGGGCGACCTGACACTGCGCACACAGGCAATGCCCGGCGATGCCAATGCTGCGGGCGACATTTTCGGTGGTTGGGTCATGGCACAGATGGACCTTGCAAGCGGTATTCGCGCCGCTGAACGCGCGCATGGCCGTGTTGTGACCGCAGGTGTGAAGGAAATGGCTTTCGCCAAACCCATGAAGGTGGGAGATACGCTGTGCATCTACACGCACATCGAAAGTGTGGGCCGCACCTCGATCCGGTTGAAGGTTGAGGCATGGGCGCAGCGCTACCTGTCACCGGTCATGGAAATGGTAACACACGCGGACTTCGTGATGGTTGCACTTGACGCCACCGGCAGGCCGACGCCGGTGCCACCTGAAGATTGA
- a CDS encoding haloacid dehalogenase-like hydrolase: MDIDSPSPQRTALIYDFDGTLAHGNLQERSFIPDIGMERTEFWDEVKQQTREHDADEVLVYMHMMLRKAASLKKPITKEALRKHGEDAPLFPGLADGSWFDRINTFGQERNLCIEHYIVSSGISEMIDGCKIREKFKKIYASKFIYINEEASWPGVGINYTTKTQYLFRINKGIENNWDNISINSFKPENERPIPFDRMIFFGDGDTDIPTMKMLTYKGGNSIAVYDPSRGDNDLSKIHRLISDGRVEFVAPADYSENSQLDIITRGILGRIARSCGYRPNEKQHL, translated from the coding sequence ATGGATATTGATTCACCAAGTCCACAACGTACCGCGCTCATCTATGACTTCGATGGAACACTCGCTCACGGAAATCTTCAAGAGCGAAGCTTCATTCCTGACATTGGTATGGAAAGAACAGAATTCTGGGACGAGGTGAAACAACAGACGCGCGAGCATGATGCCGATGAGGTGTTGGTTTATATGCACATGATGCTGAGGAAGGCAGCATCACTCAAAAAACCCATTACAAAAGAGGCACTACGCAAACATGGAGAAGATGCTCCTTTGTTCCCCGGCCTAGCAGATGGAAGCTGGTTTGATCGGATTAACACCTTTGGTCAAGAGAGGAACCTGTGCATAGAGCATTACATCGTATCCTCTGGCATTAGTGAAATGATCGACGGCTGTAAGATTAGAGAAAAATTCAAAAAAATATATGCATCAAAGTTTATATATATAAACGAAGAGGCTTCATGGCCCGGCGTCGGAATAAACTACACAACAAAAACTCAATATTTATTCCGAATCAACAAAGGAATAGAAAACAATTGGGATAACATTTCAATTAACAGCTTCAAACCCGAAAACGAGCGCCCCATACCTTTTGATCGTATGATTTTCTTTGGGGATGGCGACACTGATATCCCAACCATGAAAATGCTTACTTACAAAGGAGGGAATTCTATAGCCGTTTATGATCCATCGCGCGGCGACAATGACCTTTCGAAAATACATCGCCTGATATCGGACGGCCGCGTTGAATTCGTAGCACCAGCGGACTACAGTGAAAACTCTCAACTAGACATCATTACAAGAGGTATACTTGGACGAATTGCCCGATCGTGCGGATATCGGCCTAATGAAAAGCAACACCTATAA